GCGGACGGCGGTGGCGCCGGACACGCTGGGTCTGGTGAAGTCCGCGGCGCCACCTCCAAAGTCCGATGCGGAGGTCTACCGCGCCGTGGCGCCGGCCACCGTCATCGTGCGGGTGCCCGGTGGCCTCGGCTCCGGGGTGATCCTCGATCCTGCCGGCTGGGTGCTCACGAACCACCACGTGATCGCGCACGGGGAGACGCAAGACTTCCAGACCAAGGTCACCGTCATGCTCGGCCAGATGAGCAAGAAGGACGGCGGCATGGTGCGTCAGAAGAAGACCTACGAAGCCTACGTCTACAAGGCGGACAAACTCCGGGACCTGGCGCTGATCAAGATCTCCGATCCCCCCAAGGGGCTCCCCTTCGTGCGCTTGGCCGCCAAGAACCCGGTGCCCGGTCAGCGCGTGATCGCCATCGGACATGCCGGCGCGGGAATGCTGTGGGCCATCAAGAGCGGCGAGATTTCCGCCCTGGGCAAGCTCAGCGAGCAGCTGGCCACCTTGGCGTCCTTCAAGGACGACGCCGCGGGGCGGGAAGCGGCGACCAGCTTCAAGAAGTACCTCGACGATCGCAATCTCGGTCTGGTGATTCAGTCCACCTGCAACATCTTGCCGGGCGACAGCGGCGGCCCGCTGGTCACCCAGAGCGGAGAGCTGGTGGGCATCAACGCCTTTTCCAATCGCGACGCCACCACCGGTGGCCTGCTCTCGTTCCACATCCATCGCGGTGAAATCGCGAAGTTCATCAAGGACAAGCCCAAGAAGGCGGCGCGCTTGATTCCCGATCCCTGGAAGGACGGCGGCGGTGACGCCAGCTACGAAGATGCGGATCTGGACGGTCGGGTCGACGCGCTGCTGCTCCAGGGCCGGCGGCCGTGCAGCTACTGTCCGCGCCAGAGCGCGGCCGTGTTCATCGACGTGGACGAGGACAGCTACAAGGGTAAGAGCGCGTTGCCTGCCCTTTCGGACGTGTTCGAGAAGCACCAGTTCGACGCCGAGCTCGTGTACCTGCAGGTCGAGCGGGACGCGTACCTCTGGTACGACACGGACAACGACGGACGCTTCGACCTCTTGCTCGTGGATCCGGGAACCACGGGGCGCAGCAGCGCGGCGTACCGCATAGAGAAGGATGGAGACCTGAAGAAAGACACCTCTTTGGGTATCGGTCGCGTGGTGCGACCGAGCTTGCTCAGCACGGCGGACTTACGACCGCGCTTGGCACGCATCGCGCGGGCCGCGTTTCCGGATCGCTACGTGGAAGCCAGCGCCAACCTGGGGGAGACGCTGCCCGAGCCCGTGGGTCAGACCGGCACCGGCTACACCGCGGACATGGATCACGACGGAAAGAAGGACGCCGTGCGTATCGAGACGGCGTTCAGCACGCGCCTGATCTTGGACGTGGACGAGGGCAGCGTGCCGAGCCTGTCCGCCAGCGTGACTGCCGACAAGCTCGGCAGCTCCTTCGACCCCGAGGTGAGCATCGTGAGCCAGAGCACGCACATGTGGGTCTGGTACGACACGGACGACGACGGCCGCTTCGATCTCGTGCTGCACTCACCCGGCTCTCGCCTGTACGTGGCAGCGGACGCCTGGAGCGTGGACGCGAGTGGCAAGAAGACGGCGCGCTTGGATCAGGTGGGGCGCAAGCTGATCCGCCCGGGACTGCTCCAGAACGCCACCATGGCCTCGCGCATGAAGACCATGGTGGAGAAGAGCTTCCTCTCCATCATGAGCGCGACGGATGAAGGCATCTCGTCCTTCCCGGATCCGATCAAGGACCATCGCGGCGCCGGGTACGAGCTCTTGGACGTGAAGGCCGCGAAGAAGTCCGTGGTCGTGATCAGCGCCCAGGGCAGCGACGGCTACCTCGTGGATCTGGACGAGAACAGTCTGAAGAACAAGAACGTCAAGAAGCTCGACATCGGCAAGCTGGTGAGCTCCGGGAAGTTCGATGCGGAGTTCGCTTACTTCCAGCGCAACGGCTTGGCTTGGGCCTTCTATGACACCGACAACGATGGCAGCTACGACATCGTGCTGTACACGGCGGACCCGCGCGCC
This portion of the Polyangiaceae bacterium genome encodes:
- a CDS encoding trypsin-like peptidase domain-containing protein, which encodes MFVSSSARRILSLAAMLAVVGCGSKPKSAVNTPQQNGGKTATAKKEGDGAQAIPKGERVPSPKLIDRRARTAVAPDTLGLVKSAAPPPKSDAEVYRAVAPATVIVRVPGGLGSGVILDPAGWVLTNHHVIAHGETQDFQTKVTVMLGQMSKKDGGMVRQKKTYEAYVYKADKLRDLALIKISDPPKGLPFVRLAAKNPVPGQRVIAIGHAGAGMLWAIKSGEISALGKLSEQLATLASFKDDAAGREAATSFKKYLDDRNLGLVIQSTCNILPGDSGGPLVTQSGELVGINAFSNRDATTGGLLSFHIHRGEIAKFIKDKPKKAARLIPDPWKDGGGDASYEDADLDGRVDALLLQGRRPCSYCPRQSAAVFIDVDEDSYKGKSALPALSDVFEKHQFDAELVYLQVERDAYLWYDTDNDGRFDLLLVDPGTTGRSSAAYRIEKDGDLKKDTSLGIGRVVRPSLLSTADLRPRLARIARAAFPDRYVEASANLGETLPEPVGQTGTGYTADMDHDGKKDAVRIETAFSTRLILDVDEGSVPSLSASVTADKLGSSFDPEVSIVSQSTHMWVWYDTDDDGRFDLVLHSPGSRLYVAADAWSVDASGKKTARLDQVGRKLIRPGLLQNATMASRMKTMVEKSFLSIMSATDEGISSFPDPIKDHRGAGYELLDVKAAKKSVVVISAQGSDGYLVDLDENSLKNKNVKKLDIGKLVSSGKFDAEFAYFQRNGLAWAFYDTDNDGSYDIVLYTADPRAGKASHGFRVDKSGKVSLDATLAGTNLVTHSLFKKKRDQDKLEKLGKQLFGDKALE